The Periplaneta americana isolate PAMFEO1 chromosome 2, P.americana_PAMFEO1_priV1, whole genome shotgun sequence genome has a window encoding:
- the LOC138695377 gene encoding uncharacterized protein: protein MAASRKCDYKKTGSACSMSGAMYEVKLSGLLFLRGVNEGQEFRIASNMEAGGKFDDIVFSFGGNTTFVQLKHKTGKRQTITARNLMEEKGDFSITKYYKSYCELKNKWGQHPDLQHWGPFRDVRFVVYTNAAMTRTLGENVDDTALHDVLMTGGECIHFSGYDLLKDKPEANQFLHQFRYYTEQATEKQLDQFIKAELQTALGTDSHFEKFLSHVKNWWEGPGSFLTKDATFWEQMVECNIADICKPKEGQLSLLNVRFDERYLKSFRQHLPAEGGLLIVKNVNAVTSLKVHQSVEKKIMIDANVLQDRMSEVLALWNRCPGWDILVVNGWAEEIPELHKHLSSRKTLIEIHDGEKLKQRKIVTENHHGEKKAGFKFKSYTDTFRFGELDKETKEKVLECKLNFQGELIKLKSLVDNKAFDEALNAEIVIQVVSGNVERIGKELTKQYEYYIPRTFLRREHVDRRIFFAENDCMVVSGVTQQDLQQLVPPGKSVEIFDETKHNEASYCRHYVGSKMDFEMATRIYNSVHWLHKEETGFVWRQSKGGVTNVLRHLTYETSNRSLREAMLLSDKVKVLVAHPGMGKSTEIINLAHEFKRNDPTCWVITVILNDHTDYLSGHLVSPIDLLIEAAMFDSAFQKSLFEFELKNGGNIVILIDGFDEISPNYSDMVLNTLRQLSSCKFKQLWITSRSVMRKMLEKEFSCLAFELQPFTKENQHDFLAKLWKNISDDAHGIKIFIARLLEMMGRSLNDKLGQFTEIPLQIIMLAEVFQSKASDYCQTGNIEIPDKLDLLDLYCRFVDKKWDIYINEKGDGNTTKLVLQEFYQSLRKVFEKNHMVCALHSLLEREDLEKLSCFHDIMSRVEALRRRFYRGLDKTGIIVEIVNFRAVFIHRTFSEYFAAKWFAKNFKKEKKYLEKILFDQKFKVIRTFFHRILSQGFRLHVAVLNEDKVSLLELLHSQRCDVNEKDKGGRTPLHLAVMNHIECHDEYHGNYEAIRNTTTHEVLEILLDHGADCSIEDEVLCCQPLTLADRFGAWSVVEKLLERHAQNSDISFSLEHIKSKELLERNLKMVAEGGYINIAKFLFNSGVSVQHPIRAKSNWEWEVVSGTMLHVAADAGKKEMVEFLLNAAKKELKDSNVRTYFKKADDSSRRYRPTVNMLFHRDQFINIRDDMNNTALSYAIQHGNVQIVTLLIERGADFKFCSKFGSIPIFLAAEYGHVEVVRLLIERGVDVNACNQHGENLIFTAVRRDHVDLVEFLIDRGINVHARNKNGDSLISSAVEYGRVNIVNLLIEEHGIDVNVCNKYGNSLTFIAAERGHVDIVKLLIDKGADINARNKLGESPLFTALKVRYGDGNIERLLIERGANVNVRTNDGITPIMAAVESGLLNAVWMLIEKNADVNVRNKLGETPIMMALKHDNEDILKLLLGKGADINARTNDGVSLAIAAAKRGLENLTILLVERGADVNARTKDGVSLVMAAAKCGLEKLTMLLIERGADVNARTKDGVSLVMAAAKRGLEKLTMLLIERGADVNARTKDGVSLVMAAAENGLVEVVSLLIDKGANINKRNKHGQSPILIAALHNHQHIMWLLAENGADVNVCGKDGITAIMVAAEDCGEDTVRMLIEKNADVNARGKLGECAILSATIKWRVDVVRLLVEHDAAVNVCNKYGESPMSIAVERRYDSMVRLLTEAGAVNQL from the exons atGGCCGCCAGCAGGAAGTGT GATTACAAGAAGACAGGCAGTGCCTGCAGTATGTCGGGGGCAATGTACGAAGTGAAACTGTCTGGGCTTCTTTTTCTTAGAGGAGTCAATGAGGGACAGGAGTTCCGTATTGCCTCCAACATGGAAGCAGGTGGGAAGTTTGACGATATTGTATTTAGCTTTGGGGGTAACACAACGTTCGTACAATTGAAACACAAAACAGGAAAACGTCAGACAATAACGGCGAGGAACCTGATGGAAGAAAAGGGCGACTTCAGCATTACGAAGTACTACAAGTCCTACTGTGAGCTCAAGAACAAGTGGGGACAGCATCCAGATCTGCAGCACTGGGGTCCATTCCGTGATGTGCGGTTCGTTGTTTACACAAATGCTGCAATGACTAGAACTCTGGGTGAAAATGTTGACGACACTGCACTCCATGATGTGCTCATGACAGGAGGGGAATGCATACATTTCTCTGGCTACGACTTGTTGAAGGACAAACCTGAAGCGAACCAGTTTCTCCATCAGTTCAGATATTACACCGAGCAAGCCACTGAGAAACAACTTGATCAATTCATTAAGGCAGAACTTCAGACTGCATTGGGAACAGATTCTCATTTCGAAAAGTTTCTGTCCCATGTAAAGAACTGGTGGGAAGGCCCTGGCTCGTTCCTCACAAAAGATGCCACGTTTTGGGAACAGATGGTGGAATGCAATATTGCTGACATCTGCAAACCAAAAGAAGGTCAGCTCTCATTACTTAATGTACGATTTGATGAAAGGTATTTGAAATCATTTAGACAGCATCTGCCAGCTGAAGGTGGTCTTCTGATTGTTAAGAACGTCAATGCAGTCACTTCCCTCAAAGTACACCAAAGTGTTGAAAAGAAGATTATGATAGATGCTAATGTATTGCAAGATCGAATGAGTGAAGTGTTAGCTCTGTGGAATCGATGTCCAGGGTGGGATATACTTGTAGTGAATGGCTGGGCGGAGGAAATACCAGAATTGCACAAACATTTAAGTTCAAGAAAGACACTTATTGAAATTCATGACGGTGAAAAGTTGAAACAAAGAAAGATAGTTACTGAAAATCATCATGGTGAAAAGAAGGCAGGATTCAAATTTAAAAGTTATACAGATACATTCCGGTTTGGTGAACTGGATAAGGAGACAAAAGAAAAAGTATTAGAATGCAAACTGAACTTCCAAGGTGAGCTCATCAAGCTAAAATCGTTGGTTGACAACAAAGCATTTGATGAAGCATTAAATGCTGAAATTGTAATTCAAGTAGTTTCTGGAAACGTCGAAAGAATTGGAAAGGAACtcactaaacaatatgaatacTATATCCCTCGTACTTTCTTGCGTAGAGAACATGTGGATAGGAGAATATTTTTTGCTGAAAATGATTGTATGGTTGTGAGTGGAGTAACACAACAAGACCTGCAGCAATTAGTTCCACCTGGAAAATCTGTAGAGATATTTgatgaaacaaaacacaatgaAGCAAGTTATTGCCGGCATTATGTTGGAAGTAAAATGGACTTTGAAATGGCCACAAGGATATACAATTCCGTTCACTGGCTTCACAAGGAGGAAACTGGCTTTGTTTGGAGACAATCAAAAGGTGGTGTAACCAATGTCTTACGGCACCTAACATATGAAACATCGAACAGGAGCTTGAGGGAAGCCATGCTGCTGTCCGACAAGGTGAAGGTGCTTGTGGCTCATCCTGGAATGGGAAAATCCacggaaattattaatttagctcACGAATTCAAGCGAAATGATCCTACCTGCTGGGTGATAACAGTAATTTTGAATGACCATACTGATTACCTAAGTGGGCATCTGGTGTCTCCTATCGATCTCCTTATAGAGGCAGCAATGTTCGACAGTGCCTTCCAGAAATCACTTTTCGAATTTGAATTGAAAAATGGAGGCAATATTGTAATTCTGATAGACGGGTTTGATGAAATCAGCCCTAATTATTCAGACATGGTATTAAACACACTAAGGCAACTTTCGTCGTGTAAATTCAAACAATTATGGATCACTTCTCGTTCTGTGATGAGGAAAATGCTGGAAAAGGAATTCTCCTGTCTTGCATTTGAGCTTCAACCTTTCACAAAAGAAAATCAACACGATTTCCTCGCCAAACTGTGGAaaaatatatctgatgatgctcATGGCATCAAGATATTTATTGCCAGGTTGTTGGAAATGATGGGAAGGTCACTAAATGACAAACTTGGACAATTCACAGAAATTCCACTACAGATCATTATGTTGGCTGAAGTGTTTCAAAGCAAAGCCTCTGACTACTGTCAAACCGGGAACATAGAAATTCCTGACAAACTGGATTTGTTGGATCTTTATTGCAGATTCGTGGATAAGAAATGGGATATATATATCAATGAAAAGGGCGACGGCAACACAACAAAGCTAGTCCTGCAAGAATTTTACCAGTCGCTGAGGAAAGTATTTGAGAAGAACCACATGGTATGTGCCTTGCATTCCCTGCTAGAACGTGAAGACCTTGAGAAACTCAGCTGTTTCCATGATATTATGAGCCGAGTCGAAGCTTTAAGGAGACGATTTTATCGAGGTCTTGATAAAACTGGAATTATTGTCGAAATTGTTAATTTCAGAGCAGTGTTCATTCACAGAACCTTCTCAGAGTATTTTGCTGCAAAGTGgtttgcaaaaaatttcaaaaaagagaaaaaatatttagaaaagatATTGTTTGATCAGAAGTTTAAAGTAATAAGGacattttttcaccgcattctgAGTCAAGGATTTCGATTGCATGTGGCTGTCCTAAATGAAGACAAAGTATCTCTCCTCGAATTGCTCCATTCCCAACGGTGTGATGTGAATGAGAAGGACAAAGGTGGGAGAACGCCCTTGCACCTGGCCGTGATGAATCACATTGAATGTCACGATGAATATCATGGGAACTACGAAGCCATTCGTAATACAACTACGCATGAAGTCCTGGAGATACTACTTGATCACGGTGCTGATTGTAGCATTGAAGACGAAGTCTTGTGCTGTCAACCCCTCACACTGGCAGACAGATTTGGAGCATGGTCAGTTGTAGAGAAGCTACTGGAAAGACACGCACAAAACAGTGACATTAGCTTCAGCTTGGAGCATATTAAGAGTAAGGAGCTCCTAGAGAGAAACTTGAAAATGGTAGCAGAAGGTGGGTACATTAATATTGCCAAGTTCCTCTTCAACTCTGGTGTAAGTGTTCAgcatccaatacgagcaaaaagTAACTGGGAATGGGAAGTAGTTAGTGGCACAATGTTACACGTTGCTGCAGATGCGGGAAAGAAAGAAATGGTGGAATTTTTGCTAAATGCTGCAAAGAAAGAATTAAAAGACTCCAACGTGAGGACATATTTTAAGAAGGCTGATGACAGTTCtcgtagatataggcctactgtaaatatgTTATTTCACAGGGATCAATTTATTAACATACGGGACGATATGAATAATACTGCTTTGTCATACGCAATTCAGCATGGTAATGTGCAAATTGTGACACTGTTAATAGAGAGAGGAGCGGATTTTAAGTTTTGCAGTAAGTTTGGTAGTATTCCAATATTCCTTGCAGCCGAGTATGGTCACGTGGAAGTTGTGAGGCTTTTAATAGAGAGAGGTGTCGATGTTAATGCATGCAATCAACATGGTGAGAATTTGATATTCACTGCAGTCAGACGTGATCATGTGGATCTTGTTGAATTTTTAATAGATAGGGGCATTAATGTCCATGCACGCAATAAGAATGGCGACAGTCTAATATCCAGTGCAGTCGAATATGGCCGTGTGAATATTGTGAATTTGTTAATAGAGGAACATGGCATTGATGTGAATGTATGTAACAAGTACGGTAACAGTCTAACATTCATTGCAGCCGAACGTGGCCATGTCGACATTGTCAAGTTGTTGATAGATAAAGGCGCGGATATTAATGCGCGCAACAAGCTTGGTGAGAGTCCATTATTCACTGCATTGAAGGTGAGGTACGGTGATGGAAATATTGAGAGGTTGTTAATAGAGAGAGGTGCCAATGTTAACGTACGTACCAATGACGGCATCACTCCAATAATGGCTGCAGTTGAAAGTGGTCTGCTGAATGCTGTGTGGATGTTAATAGAAAAGAACGCTGATGTTAATGTGCGCAATAAACTTGGTGAGACACCTATAATGATGGCACTGAAGCACGACAATGAGGATATTCTAAAGTTGTTACTAGGGAAAGGAGCGGATATTAATGCAAGAACCAACGATGGTGTCAGTCTAGCAATTGCTGCAGCCAAACGTGGTCTGGAGAATCTTACAATATTATTAGTAGAGAGAGGAGCAGATGTTAATGCAAGAACCAAGGATGGTGTTAGTTTAGTAATGGCAGCAGCAAAATGTGGTCTGGAGAaacttacaatgttattaatagaGAGAGGAGCAGATGTTAATGCAAGAACCAAGGATGGTGTTAGTTTAGTAATGGCAGCAGCCAAACGTGGTCTGGAGAaacttacaatgttattaatagaGAGAGGAGCAGATGTTAATGCAAGAACCAAGGATGGTGTTAGTTTAGTAATGGCTGCAGCCGAAAATGGTCTGGTAGAAGTTGTAAGTTTATTAATAGACAAGGGTGCTAATATTAATAAACGCAATAAGCATGGTCAGAGTCCAATATTGATAGCAGCTCTACACAATCATCAACATATTATGTGGCTGTTGGCTGAGAATGGTGCCGATGTTAATGTGTGTGGTAAGGACGGCATTACTGCAATAATGGTGGCAGCCGAAGACTGTGGCGAGGACACTGTGagaatgttaatagaaaaaaatgctgATGTTAATGCACGTGGGAAGCTTGGTGAATGTGCAATTCTGAGTGCGACCATAAAATGGCGTGTGGATGTTGTGAGGCTGTTAGTAGAGCATGACGCTGCTGTCAATGTATGTAATAAGTATGGAGAGAGTCCGATGTCTATCGCAGTTGAACGTCGATATGACTCAATGGTGAGGTTGTTAACAGAAGCAGGTGCAGTGAATCAGTTATAA